From a single Couchioplanes caeruleus genomic region:
- a CDS encoding PLP-dependent cysteine synthase family protein, whose amino-acid sequence MARYESLLDACGGTPLVGLPRLSPTVPEGAPPVRLWAKLEDRNPTGSIKDRPALFMVREAEESGRLRPGDTILEPTSGNTGISLAMVAKLRGYRLVCVMPENVSAERVQLLRMYGAEIIFSPAAGGSNQAVATAKQIASEHPDWVMLFQYGNPGNARAHYETTGPELLHDLPTITHFVAGLGTTGTLMGTGRYLREKVEGIQIVAAEPRYGELVYGLRNIDEGYVPELYDATVLNRRFSVGTRDAVLRTRQLVEVEGIFAGFSTGAILHAALAVAHEAVKAGKRADVAFVVCDGGWKYLSTGAYGGTLADAEDALEGQLWA is encoded by the coding sequence ATGGCTCGCTACGAGAGCCTTCTGGACGCCTGCGGGGGTACGCCGCTCGTCGGTCTGCCCCGGCTGTCACCGACGGTGCCCGAGGGGGCGCCGCCGGTGCGGCTCTGGGCCAAACTCGAGGACCGCAACCCGACGGGCAGCATCAAGGACCGTCCGGCGCTGTTCATGGTGCGCGAGGCGGAGGAGTCCGGCCGCCTCCGCCCCGGCGACACCATCCTCGAGCCGACCAGCGGCAACACCGGCATCTCCCTGGCCATGGTCGCGAAGCTGCGCGGCTACCGGCTGGTCTGCGTGATGCCGGAGAACGTCTCCGCGGAACGCGTCCAGCTGCTGCGCATGTACGGCGCCGAGATCATCTTCTCGCCGGCGGCGGGCGGCTCCAACCAGGCCGTCGCGACGGCGAAGCAGATCGCGTCGGAGCACCCGGACTGGGTCATGCTCTTCCAGTACGGCAACCCCGGCAACGCCCGCGCCCACTACGAGACGACGGGCCCCGAGCTCCTGCACGACCTGCCCACGATCACCCACTTCGTGGCGGGCCTGGGCACCACGGGCACGCTCATGGGCACGGGCCGGTACCTGCGCGAGAAGGTGGAAGGCATCCAGATCGTCGCGGCGGAACCCCGCTACGGCGAACTGGTGTACGGCCTCCGCAACATCGACGAGGGCTACGTCCCGGAGCTCTACGACGCCACGGTGCTGAACCGCCGCTTCTCGGTGGGCACCCGCGACGCCGTCCTCCGCACCCGCCAGCTCGTCGAGGTGGAAGGCATCTTCGCCGGCTTCTCCACAGGAGCGATCCTGCACGCGGCGCTCGCGGTGGCCCACGAGGCGGTCAAAGCGGGCAAGCGCGCGGACGTGGCGTTCGTGGTGTGCGACGGTGGCTGGAAGTACCTGTCAACCGGCGCGTACGGCGGGACGCTCGCGGATGCCGAGGATGCGCTGGAGGGGCAGCTCTGGGCCTGA
- a CDS encoding MoaD/ThiS family protein, whose amino-acid sequence MAIEVRVPTILRSYTGGAKVVEGSGDTLSGLIDDLDAKHSGLKGRLITPEGGLHRFVNIYVNDEDVRFLGALDAKVSDGDSVTILPAVAGGALGFAAAAALLGRPTSAAGASLGRSFSAVTGSTEGE is encoded by the coding sequence ATGGCTATCGAAGTTCGCGTCCCGACCATCCTGCGCAGCTACACCGGCGGCGCGAAGGTCGTCGAGGGCTCCGGCGACACGCTGTCCGGTCTGATCGACGACCTGGACGCCAAGCACTCGGGCCTCAAGGGCCGGCTCATCACGCCCGAGGGCGGCCTGCACCGGTTCGTCAACATCTACGTGAACGACGAGGACGTCCGCTTCCTCGGCGCGCTCGACGCCAAGGTCAGCGACGGCGACTCGGTCACCATCCTCCCGGCCGTGGCCGGTGGCGCCCTCGGCTTCGCCGCGGCGGCCGCCCTGCTCGGGCGCCCCACCTCCGCCGCCGGCGCGTCCCTCGGCCGTTCCTTCAGCGCTGTCACCGGCTCCACCGAAGGCGAGTAA
- a CDS encoding aldo/keto reductase gives MKQRTIGDTQVSAIGLGGMPMSIEGRPDTDRSIRTIHAALDAGVTLIDTADAYHLHADEVGHNESLIAQALASWGGDTSGVLVATKGGHLRPGDGSWTLNGSPAYLREAAEASLKRLGVEAIGLYQFHRPDPDVPYADSVGAIRDLLDEGKIRMAGISNADVQQIRQAQEILGGRLVSVQNQFSPAFRSSEPELRLCDELGIAFLPWSPLGGISRASELGERFGAFGRVAEAHGVSPQRVTLAWMLAKSPVVIPIPGASRPESITDSAQAPELVLDDSELAELDAAGN, from the coding sequence ATGAAGCAGCGAACAATCGGAGACACCCAGGTCAGCGCCATCGGGCTCGGCGGCATGCCGATGTCCATCGAGGGGCGCCCCGACACCGACCGGTCGATCCGCACGATCCACGCCGCCCTGGACGCCGGTGTGACGCTGATCGACACCGCGGACGCGTACCACCTGCACGCCGACGAGGTGGGCCACAACGAGTCCCTGATCGCCCAGGCCCTGGCGAGCTGGGGCGGGGACACCTCCGGCGTGCTGGTCGCCACCAAGGGCGGACACCTGCGGCCCGGCGACGGCTCGTGGACCTTGAACGGCTCCCCCGCGTACCTGCGGGAGGCCGCCGAGGCGTCGCTCAAGCGTCTCGGGGTCGAGGCCATCGGCCTGTACCAGTTCCACCGCCCGGACCCCGACGTGCCGTACGCGGACTCCGTCGGCGCCATCCGCGACCTGCTCGACGAGGGCAAGATCCGGATGGCCGGCATCTCGAACGCCGACGTGCAGCAGATCCGGCAGGCCCAGGAGATCCTCGGCGGCCGGCTGGTCTCGGTGCAGAACCAGTTCTCGCCCGCGTTCCGCTCGTCGGAGCCGGAGCTGCGGCTCTGCGACGAGCTGGGGATCGCCTTCCTGCCCTGGTCGCCGCTGGGCGGCATCTCCCGGGCGAGCGAGCTGGGTGAGCGCTTCGGCGCGTTCGGCCGGGTGGCCGAGGCGCACGGGGTGAGCCCGCAGCGCGTGACGCTCGCGTGGATGCTGGCGAAGAGCCCGGTGGTCATCCCCATCCCGGGCGCGAGCCGGCCGGAGTCGATCACCGATTCCGCGCAGGCGCCGGAGCTGGTGCTCGACGACAGCGAGCTCGCCGAGCTGGACGCCGCCGGCAACTGA
- a CDS encoding DUF2017 domain-containing protein, with the protein MFRRNGNQCVATFAVDEVRVLRKVAGEVVGLLMDGFDHTDPVVSRLFPDIYPDRPDDSAEFRLYTEGDLKTGKIDQAGAILAALPDDGPGEVRLDGEEAEAWLRAINDARLAMATRLDIKADTDLGDELDEAVIHDPGSSRVFQLSVYAYLGYLQESLLNALPEIEER; encoded by the coding sequence ATGTTCCGGCGCAACGGCAACCAATGTGTGGCCACGTTCGCCGTGGACGAGGTACGGGTGCTGCGCAAGGTGGCCGGCGAGGTCGTCGGGCTGCTCATGGACGGCTTCGACCACACCGACCCCGTCGTGTCGCGGTTGTTCCCGGACATCTATCCCGACCGGCCCGACGACTCCGCCGAGTTCCGCCTCTACACCGAGGGCGACCTGAAGACCGGCAAGATCGACCAGGCGGGCGCGATCCTCGCGGCGCTGCCGGACGACGGCCCGGGCGAGGTGCGCCTCGACGGCGAGGAGGCCGAGGCCTGGCTGCGGGCGATCAACGACGCGCGGCTGGCCATGGCGACCCGGCTGGACATCAAGGCGGACACCGATCTCGGCGACGAGCTCGACGAGGCCGTCATCCACGACCCGGGCTCGAGCCGGGTCTTCCAGCTCTCGGTGTACGCGTACCTCGGCTACCTGCAGGAATCGCTGCTCAACGCGCTGCCGGAGATCGAGGAGCGCTGA
- the clpS gene encoding ATP-dependent Clp protease adapter ClpS produces the protein MAMPQVAPVETPQIEEVPADDRPWVTIVWDDPVNLMSYVTWVFQKLFGYSRDKAEELMLDVHNKGKAVVSTGARERMEMDASQLHGYGLWATVDRA, from the coding sequence ATGGCGATGCCTCAGGTCGCTCCTGTCGAGACGCCGCAGATCGAGGAGGTACCGGCTGATGACCGGCCGTGGGTGACGATCGTCTGGGACGATCCCGTCAACCTCATGTCGTACGTGACATGGGTCTTCCAGAAGCTCTTCGGCTACAGCCGCGACAAGGCCGAGGAGCTCATGCTCGACGTCCACAACAAGGGCAAGGCCGTGGTGTCGACCGGTGCGCGGGAGCGGATGGAGATGGACGCCTCTCAGCTTCATGGCTACGGTCTGTGGGCGACGGTGGACCGCGCGTGA
- a CDS encoding LuxR C-terminal-related transcriptional regulator has translation MEHWDFVGRAAELSRLQRVATSETERGLILSGVAGIGKSRLLREAVSALPADRWAVFRASANIASSGLPFGGLAQILPADPPAGLSPAGLLRWAVDALHAAADGRPIVLAVDDIHLLDAPSAALAHLLVREDATLLGTLRTSEPVPPPISALWTEGLVSHAELTPLSLDESRALLATLVGSPVEAGSAQRLSRLGGGNPLLLRELVMAALSGGELVQAYGFWRWTGRLTLAPSLAELVDTRIGRLTGGVRDVLELVSFGEPIGLALLLRVADPAAVEEAEERGLIRVVEDGRRRNVRLGHPLYGEVVRRRCPVTRARRLLATLADLVENVGARRRDDLLRVAVWRLDSGTAQDSGLLFGAATQAFGKFDMVLARRLAAAARDAGAGYPAIELLATVLLFLDEPRRALAVLEEAPERDARYIAARATVEFFGLGDPRAADTLAAVELTDPADLARVRALESFIRLQLNHLPQARALAAAVAGEPAAEPPARALAQCVTAFLTAVAGGFDRGREMLTVIEAETRSWRRDTPTLQFAFQMTEGTLVSVSQDLPGIDRILAAEFADLAQAGGFGFGSGWVSLLQGSANWLRGRTDDALRAVEQACAALSAARLYDGNAHYARTKVAALRGDVALATASLEIAESAGEGILALYYPLREQALAWTHACAGEMTAAVRVLSDAVARTRADGFHAHEMILLYDLVRFGRTDLAAERMSELGGTVGGRATPLFVRHARAGADGDGEELFSIAREFAVLGYQLYAAEAAAGAVRIFRTARDTRALAASTLLADVLARCGVLRTPALRAVQPSLTVRERQVAELAAGGVRSREIADRLFLSPRTVENHLQRVYTKLGVSGRNELAPALRLLPQ, from the coding sequence GTGGAGCACTGGGATTTCGTCGGGCGCGCCGCCGAGTTGTCCCGCCTCCAGAGGGTCGCCACCAGCGAAACCGAGCGCGGCCTGATTCTCAGCGGCGTGGCCGGCATCGGCAAGAGCCGTTTGCTGCGGGAGGCGGTGAGCGCACTTCCGGCCGACCGATGGGCAGTATTCCGGGCGTCCGCCAACATCGCGAGTTCGGGACTGCCGTTCGGCGGGCTGGCACAGATCCTGCCCGCGGATCCGCCCGCCGGCCTGTCCCCCGCGGGACTGCTCCGCTGGGCCGTGGACGCCCTGCACGCCGCCGCGGACGGCCGGCCCATCGTGCTGGCCGTCGACGACATCCACCTGCTCGACGCGCCCTCCGCCGCCCTCGCCCACCTGCTGGTCCGCGAGGACGCCACGCTGCTCGGCACCCTGCGCACCTCCGAGCCGGTGCCGCCGCCGATCAGCGCACTGTGGACCGAAGGGCTGGTCAGTCACGCCGAGCTCACCCCGCTGTCGCTGGATGAGTCCCGCGCCCTGCTCGCCACGCTGGTCGGCAGCCCGGTCGAGGCCGGCTCCGCGCAGCGCCTCAGCCGCCTGGGTGGCGGCAACCCGCTGTTGCTCCGGGAGCTGGTGATGGCCGCTCTCAGCGGCGGCGAGCTGGTCCAGGCGTACGGTTTCTGGCGCTGGACCGGCCGCCTCACGCTGGCGCCCAGCCTCGCCGAGCTCGTCGACACCCGCATCGGGCGCCTCACCGGCGGCGTGCGCGACGTGCTGGAGCTGGTCTCCTTCGGCGAGCCGATCGGGCTGGCGCTGCTGCTGCGCGTCGCCGACCCGGCCGCCGTCGAGGAGGCCGAGGAGCGCGGGCTGATCCGGGTCGTCGAGGACGGGCGGCGGCGCAACGTCCGGCTCGGCCATCCGCTGTACGGGGAGGTGGTGCGCCGCCGCTGCCCGGTGACCCGGGCCCGGCGGCTGCTCGCCACGCTGGCCGACCTGGTCGAGAACGTGGGCGCGCGGCGTCGCGACGACCTGCTCCGGGTGGCGGTCTGGCGGCTCGACTCCGGTACGGCCCAGGACAGCGGCCTGCTGTTCGGCGCGGCGACCCAGGCGTTCGGCAAGTTCGACATGGTCCTCGCGCGCCGGCTCGCAGCGGCCGCCCGGGACGCGGGTGCCGGCTACCCGGCCATCGAGCTGCTCGCCACCGTCCTGCTGTTCCTCGACGAGCCGAGGCGGGCCCTCGCCGTCCTGGAGGAGGCGCCGGAGCGGGACGCCCGGTACATCGCGGCGCGGGCCACGGTCGAGTTCTTCGGGCTCGGCGACCCCCGGGCGGCCGACACGCTGGCCGCCGTCGAGCTGACGGACCCGGCCGACCTGGCCCGGGTGCGGGCGCTGGAGTCGTTCATCCGCCTGCAGCTCAACCACCTGCCGCAGGCTCGCGCGCTCGCGGCCGCGGTCGCCGGGGAGCCGGCCGCCGAGCCACCCGCCCGGGCGCTGGCCCAGTGCGTGACCGCGTTCCTGACCGCGGTCGCCGGTGGCTTCGACCGCGGCCGGGAGATGCTGACCGTGATCGAAGCGGAGACCCGGTCGTGGCGGCGCGACACCCCGACGCTGCAGTTCGCGTTCCAGATGACCGAGGGGACGCTGGTGAGCGTCAGCCAGGACCTGCCCGGCATCGACCGCATCCTGGCCGCCGAGTTCGCCGACCTGGCCCAGGCGGGCGGCTTCGGCTTCGGCTCGGGCTGGGTCTCGCTGCTGCAGGGCTCGGCGAACTGGCTGCGGGGGCGTACGGACGACGCGCTGCGCGCCGTGGAGCAGGCCTGCGCGGCGCTTTCCGCGGCCCGCCTCTACGACGGCAACGCCCACTACGCACGCACGAAGGTCGCAGCGCTGCGCGGCGACGTCGCCCTGGCCACGGCCTCCCTGGAGATCGCCGAGAGCGCCGGCGAGGGCATCCTCGCGTTGTACTACCCGTTGCGGGAGCAGGCACTGGCGTGGACCCATGCATGCGCGGGTGAGATGACTGCCGCCGTACGCGTGTTGTCCGACGCCGTGGCCCGCACCCGGGCCGACGGGTTCCACGCCCACGAGATGATCCTGCTGTACGACCTGGTCCGGTTCGGGCGCACGGACCTGGCCGCCGAGCGGATGTCCGAGCTCGGCGGCACGGTCGGCGGGCGGGCCACGCCCCTGTTCGTCCGGCACGCGCGGGCCGGCGCTGACGGCGACGGCGAGGAGCTCTTCTCGATCGCCCGGGAGTTCGCCGTGCTCGGCTACCAGCTCTACGCCGCGGAGGCTGCCGCCGGCGCCGTAAGGATCTTCCGCACCGCCCGGGACACCCGCGCGCTGGCGGCCAGCACGCTCCTCGCCGACGTTCTGGCGCGCTGCGGCGTGCTGCGTACCCCCGCCCTGCGCGCGGTCCAGCCGTCGCTGACCGTACGCGAAAGGCAGGTTGCGGAGCTCGCGGCCGGCGGCGTCCGCAGCCGCGAGATCGCCGACCGGCTCTTCCTGTCCCCACGGACCGTGGAGAACCACCTACAGCGCGTCTACACGAAGCTCGGGGTCAGCGGCAGGAACGAGCTAGCTCCGGCGCTGCGGCTCCTGCCGCAATAG
- a CDS encoding nicotinate phosphoribosyltransferase, which translates to MNRFAPALLTDHYELTMVSAALKDGTAERRSVFEVFARRLPTGRRYGVAAGQGRLVEMIRDFCFSDEDVAFLRKAGIVDETTAAWLADYRFTGDIDGYAEGELFFPGSPILTVSGSFAECVVLETLILSVLNHDSAIASAAARMVTAARGRPIIEMGSRRTHEESAVAAARAAYLAGFASTSNLAAGGRYGIPTTGTSAHAFTLLHDDETAAFASQVAALGKNTTLLVDTYDIAQGIRNAIAVAGPDLRAVRIDSGDLSVLAQHSRELLDSLGATETKIVVSGDMDEYAIATLAAEPVDMYGAGTAVVTGSGAPTAGLVYKLVEVEGRPVVKRSENKATVGGRKTAIRRHKPTGTATEEIVVSQGVPDHQANDRLLQRSFVAGGEIAELPALQESRDHLRQCLISIPWEGLKLSAGDPAIPVTVVATS; encoded by the coding sequence GTGAACCGCTTCGCGCCCGCCCTGCTGACCGACCACTACGAGCTGACGATGGTCAGCGCCGCCCTCAAGGACGGCACCGCCGAGCGTCGCAGCGTGTTCGAGGTCTTCGCCCGCCGGCTGCCCACCGGGCGCCGCTACGGCGTCGCCGCCGGCCAGGGCCGGCTCGTCGAGATGATCCGCGACTTCTGCTTCTCGGACGAGGACGTGGCCTTCCTGCGGAAGGCGGGCATCGTCGACGAGACCACGGCAGCCTGGCTCGCGGACTACCGGTTCACGGGCGACATCGACGGGTACGCCGAGGGCGAGCTGTTCTTCCCCGGCTCGCCGATCCTGACCGTGTCCGGCAGCTTCGCGGAATGCGTGGTGCTGGAGACGCTGATCCTGTCGGTGCTCAACCACGACAGTGCCATCGCCTCGGCGGCCGCCCGGATGGTCACCGCCGCCCGGGGCCGGCCGATCATCGAGATGGGCTCCCGCCGTACCCATGAGGAGAGTGCCGTGGCCGCGGCGCGCGCGGCCTACCTCGCGGGTTTCGCGTCCACGTCCAACCTCGCGGCGGGCGGCCGCTACGGCATCCCGACCACGGGTACGTCCGCACACGCGTTCACGCTGCTCCACGACGACGAGACGGCCGCGTTCGCGTCCCAGGTGGCGGCGCTGGGCAAGAACACGACGCTGCTCGTGGACACGTACGACATCGCGCAGGGCATCCGCAACGCCATCGCGGTGGCCGGGCCGGATCTGCGCGCCGTACGCATCGACTCGGGCGACCTGTCGGTCCTGGCCCAGCACTCCCGCGAGCTGCTCGACTCGCTCGGCGCCACCGAGACGAAGATCGTCGTCTCCGGCGACATGGACGAGTACGCCATCGCCACCCTCGCCGCCGAACCGGTCGACATGTACGGCGCCGGCACCGCGGTGGTCACGGGTTCCGGCGCCCCGACGGCCGGCCTGGTCTACAAGCTCGTCGAGGTCGAGGGCCGCCCGGTGGTCAAGCGCTCCGAGAACAAGGCCACGGTCGGCGGCCGCAAGACGGCGATCCGCCGCCACAAGCCGACGGGTACGGCCACCGAGGAGATCGTCGTCTCCCAGGGCGTGCCGGACCACCAGGCCAACGACCGGCTGCTGCAGCGCTCGTTCGTGGCGGGCGGCGAGATCGCCGAGCTGCCGGCCCTGCAGGAGTCCCGGGACCACCTGCGCCAGTGCCTGATCTCGATCCCGTGGGAGGGCCTGAAGTTGTCGGCCGGCGACCCCGCGATCCCGGTCACCGTCGTCGCCACCAGCTGA
- a CDS encoding isochorismatase family protein yields the protein MTRALIIVDVQNDFCEGGSLAVQGGAGVASAISSALADTAPARRWDHVVATKDYHIDPGAHFSAHPDFVDSWPSHCVVGTPGSEFHPSLATDRVEAVFHKGEHAAAYSGFEGHTDSGEHLADWLRARDVAEVDVVGIATDHCVRATALDARKAGFKTTVLLGMTAGVAEATTEAALRQFEEAAVTTLGTPIVLAG from the coding sequence GTGACTCGAGCCTTGATCATCGTCGACGTGCAGAACGACTTCTGCGAGGGCGGCTCCCTGGCCGTGCAGGGCGGCGCGGGCGTGGCCTCGGCCATCTCGTCGGCGCTGGCCGACACCGCCCCGGCCCGCCGCTGGGACCACGTCGTGGCGACGAAGGACTACCACATCGACCCGGGCGCGCACTTCAGCGCGCACCCGGACTTCGTCGACTCCTGGCCGTCCCACTGCGTGGTCGGCACCCCCGGCTCCGAATTCCACCCGTCGCTGGCCACCGACCGGGTGGAGGCCGTGTTCCACAAGGGCGAGCACGCGGCGGCGTACTCGGGCTTCGAGGGACACACCGATTCCGGCGAGCACCTCGCGGACTGGCTGCGCGCCCGGGACGTCGCCGAGGTGGACGTCGTGGGCATCGCGACCGACCACTGCGTCCGGGCGACGGCGTTGGACGCGCGCAAGGCCGGATTCAAGACGACGGTACTGCTCGGGATGACGGCCGGGGTGGCGGAGGCGACCACCGAGGCGGCGCTGCGCCAGTTCGAGGAGGCCGCGGTCACGACACTGGGGACGCCGATCGTTCTCGCCGGCTGA
- the ctaD gene encoding aa3-type cytochrome oxidase subunit I, translating to MTTVAPKPIVTRPWPVRQQVKGSAIARILRTTDAKQIGIMYMITAFVFYILGGFMALLMRGELARPGMQYLSPEQYNQLFTMHGTIMLLFFATPIVFAFANFVVPIQIGAPDVSFPRLNSFAYWLYLFGGTITIGGFLTPGGAADFGWFAYTPLSDSLHSPGVGGNMWVVGLALSGLGTILGGVNIITTIITLRAPGMTMFRMPIMTWNILVTSLLVIMVFPFLAAALFALAADRILGAHVFDVATGGPMLWQHLFWFFGHPEVYIIALPFFGIITEVIPVFSRKPVFGYKGLVGATLLIAALSMSVWAHHMFVTGQVLLPFFSFLSFLIAVPTGMKFFVWIGTMWRGQISFETPMLFAIGFLVTFLFGGLTGVLLASPPLDFQVSDSYFVVAHFHYVLFGTIVFAVFSGIYFWFPKMFGRMLDERLGKIHFWLTFVGFHTTFLVQHWLGAEGMPRRYADYLPTDGFTTLNMISTLGAFVLGASTLPFIYNVWKSYKVGELVTVDDPWGHGNSLEWATSSPPPLRNFDRMPRIRSERPAFDAKFPELAAGEQSISGPPEGGARMLNPESDGGATYKEDLSDRHS from the coding sequence GTGACGACCGTCGCGCCTAAGCCGATCGTGACCAGGCCCTGGCCGGTCAGGCAGCAGGTCAAGGGTTCGGCCATCGCGCGGATCCTGCGGACGACGGACGCGAAGCAGATCGGGATCATGTACATGATCACGGCCTTCGTGTTCTACATCCTCGGCGGGTTCATGGCCCTGTTGATGCGCGGCGAGCTCGCCCGCCCGGGCATGCAGTACCTGTCGCCGGAGCAGTACAACCAGCTGTTCACCATGCACGGCACGATCATGCTGCTGTTCTTCGCGACGCCGATCGTGTTCGCGTTCGCGAACTTCGTGGTGCCCATCCAGATCGGCGCCCCGGACGTGTCTTTCCCGCGGCTCAACTCGTTCGCGTACTGGCTCTACCTGTTCGGCGGCACGATCACCATCGGCGGGTTCCTGACCCCCGGCGGCGCGGCCGACTTCGGCTGGTTCGCGTACACGCCGCTCAGCGACTCCCTGCACTCGCCGGGCGTCGGCGGGAACATGTGGGTGGTCGGCCTGGCACTCTCGGGTCTCGGCACCATCCTCGGTGGCGTCAACATCATCACGACGATCATCACGCTGCGCGCGCCCGGCATGACGATGTTCCGGATGCCGATCATGACGTGGAACATCCTGGTCACCAGCCTCCTGGTGATCATGGTCTTCCCGTTCCTGGCCGCCGCGCTGTTCGCGCTCGCCGCCGACCGCATCCTGGGCGCCCACGTCTTCGACGTCGCCACCGGCGGCCCGATGCTGTGGCAGCACCTCTTCTGGTTCTTCGGCCACCCCGAGGTCTACATCATCGCGCTGCCGTTCTTCGGCATCATCACCGAGGTCATCCCGGTGTTCAGCCGCAAGCCGGTCTTCGGCTACAAGGGCCTCGTCGGCGCGACGCTGCTGATCGCGGCGCTGTCGATGAGCGTGTGGGCCCACCACATGTTCGTCACCGGCCAGGTGCTGCTGCCGTTCTTCAGCTTCCTGAGCTTCCTCATCGCGGTACCGACCGGCATGAAGTTCTTCGTCTGGATCGGCACGATGTGGCGCGGGCAGATCAGCTTCGAGACGCCCATGCTGTTCGCCATCGGCTTCCTGGTGACGTTCCTCTTCGGCGGCCTCACCGGCGTGCTGCTGGCCTCGCCGCCGCTCGACTTCCAGGTCTCGGACTCGTACTTCGTCGTCGCGCACTTCCACTACGTGCTGTTCGGCACGATCGTGTTCGCGGTGTTCTCCGGCATCTACTTCTGGTTCCCGAAGATGTTCGGCCGGATGCTCGACGAGCGCCTCGGCAAGATCCACTTCTGGCTGACGTTCGTCGGCTTCCACACCACGTTCCTGGTGCAGCACTGGCTCGGCGCCGAGGGCATGCCCCGCCGGTACGCCGACTACCTGCCGACGGACGGCTTCACCACGCTCAACATGATCTCGACGCTCGGTGCCTTCGTGCTCGGCGCGTCCACGCTCCCGTTCATCTACAACGTGTGGAAGTCGTACAAGGTCGGCGAGCTGGTCACGGTCGACGACCCCTGGGGCCACGGCAACTCCCTGGAATGGGCGACGTCCTCCCCGCCGCCGCTGCGCAACTTCGACCGCATGCCCCGCATCCGCTCGGAACGCCCGGCCTTCGACGCGAAGTTCCCCGAACTCGCGGCGGGCGAGCAGTCCATCTCCGGCCCGCCGGAGGGCGGCGCCCGCATGCTGAACCCGGAATCGGACGGCGGCGCGACCTACAAGGAAGACCTCAGCGACCGTCACAGCTGA
- a CDS encoding FAD-dependent monooxygenase, protein MTLRILVVGAGISGLAAARGLRVAGFRPDVVEELPATMLPGAGIYLPGNASRAMRQLGLDAPLRPLGDLIFRQVFQDSAGRELFEMDVAALWAGVGESRALSRADLQQVLLTGVGGEVRYDIAVRDLAIVDGAAKVEFSDGAVAEYDLVVGADGRRSTVRAKAGLGGPATPTGQIVYRSVVSGGPPLSDWTALLGRRSQFVAMPMGGRRLYCYADETAEPSTANPADPRARLRELFGDFGGCVPAILDAVEKVQVARTDEVVIDNWSTGPVLLVGDAAHATAPSLAQGAAMALEDAVVLGEVLKACGGDVPAALSAYEQRRRGRCDQVREHTRECDRTRDVPPGERDPMLRERGQQIFTGQYRGLVEPF, encoded by the coding sequence ATGACCTTGCGCATCCTTGTCGTAGGCGCCGGCATCAGCGGTCTCGCCGCCGCCCGAGGCCTCCGGGTCGCGGGTTTCCGCCCCGACGTGGTGGAGGAACTGCCCGCCACGATGCTCCCGGGCGCCGGCATCTACCTGCCCGGCAACGCCTCGCGGGCCATGCGCCAGCTGGGCCTCGACGCCCCGCTGCGCCCGCTCGGCGACCTCATCTTCCGGCAGGTCTTCCAGGACAGCGCCGGCCGCGAACTGTTCGAGATGGACGTCGCCGCGCTCTGGGCCGGGGTCGGGGAGTCGCGGGCGCTGTCCCGCGCCGACCTGCAACAGGTGCTGCTGACCGGCGTCGGCGGTGAGGTGCGCTACGACATCGCCGTCCGGGACCTCGCGATCGTCGACGGCGCGGCCAAGGTCGAGTTCAGCGACGGCGCCGTCGCCGAGTACGACCTCGTGGTCGGCGCGGACGGGCGGCGCTCCACGGTGCGCGCCAAGGCCGGGCTGGGCGGTCCGGCCACCCCGACGGGACAGATCGTCTACCGCAGCGTGGTCAGCGGGGGGCCGCCGCTCAGCGACTGGACCGCGCTGCTCGGGCGCCGTTCGCAGTTCGTGGCCATGCCGATGGGCGGCCGCAGGCTGTATTGCTACGCCGACGAGACCGCCGAACCCTCCACGGCCAACCCCGCGGATCCCCGCGCGCGCCTGCGCGAGCTGTTCGGCGACTTCGGCGGGTGCGTGCCGGCCATCCTCGACGCGGTGGAGAAGGTCCAGGTGGCCCGGACGGACGAGGTCGTCATCGACAACTGGTCGACGGGACCGGTGCTGCTGGTCGGTGACGCAGCCCACGCCACCGCGCCCAGCCTCGCCCAGGGCGCGGCCATGGCGCTGGAGGACGCCGTCGTGCTCGGCGAGGTGCTCAAGGCCTGCGGGGGCGACGTGCCGGCGGCGCTGAGCGCGTACGAGCAGCGCCGGCGCGGTCGCTGTGACCAGGTGCGCGAGCACACCCGTGAGTGCGACCGGACCCGCGACGTGCCGCCCGGAGAGCGCGACCCTATGCTGCGGGAGCGGGGCCAGCAGATCTTCACCGGTCAGTACCGCGGGCTGGTCGAGCCCTTCTGA